In a single window of the Notamacropus eugenii isolate mMacEug1 chromosome 4, mMacEug1.pri_v2, whole genome shotgun sequence genome:
- the LOC140501509 gene encoding leucine-rich repeat flightless-interacting protein 2 yields the protein MGTPGSGRKRTPVKDRFSAEDEALSNIAREAEARLAAKRAARAEARDIRMRELERQQKELDEKCDKQYAENYTRPSSRNSASATTPLSGSASRRGSGDTGSFVDPEASLSELRDSLAAVEEKYKKAMVSNAQLDNEKNNLIYQVDTLKDVLEGQEEQMAEFYRENEEKSKELERQKHLCTVLQHKMEMLKEGLRQRDELIEKHGLVIIPDGTPNGDVSHESMGGVITVVSQEAAQVLESAGEGPLDVRLRKLAGEKEELLSQIRKLKLQLEEERQKSSRHDGPFGDPGGLENGSDLQLIEMQRDANRQISEYKFKLSKAEQDITTMEQNIGRLEGQVARYKNAAENAEKVEDELKADKRRLQRELRTALDKIEEMEMTNSHLMKRLEKMKANRTALLSQQ from the coding sequence atggggACCCCTGGTTCTGGGAGGAAGAGAACGCCAGTAAAAGATCGATTCTCTGCCGAAGATGAAGCTTTGAGCAACATTGCTCGAGAGGCCGAGGCCAGGCTAGCGGCCAAGCGGGCAGCCCGAGCCGAAGCAAGAGACATCCGGATGAGGGAGCTGGAACGGCAGCAGAAAGAGTTGGATGAAAAGTGTGACAAGCAGTATGCTGAAAATTATACCAGGCCTTCCTCTAGAAATTCTGCCTCAGCAACAACGCCTCTGAGTGGGAGTGCCTCCCGTCGAGGGAGTGGAGACACTGGCAGCTTTGTGGACCCTGAGGCATCCTTAAGTGAATTACGGGACTCTTTGGCAGCCGTGGAGGAGAAATACAAGAAAGCCATGGTCTCCAATGCCCAGCTTGACAATGAAAAGAATAACTTGATCTACCAAGTGGACACCCTGAAGGATGTGCTTGAGGGTCAAGAAGAGCAAATGGCAGAATTCTATCGTGAGaatgaggagaagtccaaggagctGGAACGTCAGAAGCACCTGTGCACTGTGCTGCAGCACAAGATGGAGATGTTGAAAGAGGGCCTGCGCCAGCGAGACGAGCTCATCGAGAAGCATGGTTTAGTCATAATCCCTGATGGCACTCCAAATGGTGATGTCAGTCATGAGTCTATGGGGGGTGTCATCACTGTGGTATCTCAGGAAGCAGCTCAGGTCTTGGAATCCGCAGGGGAAGGGCCCCTAGATGTAAGGCTACGAAAACTTGCTGGAGAAAAAGAGGAGCTGCTGTCTCAGATCAGAAAGCTGAAGCTGCAGCTGgaagaagaaaggcagaagagcTCCCGGCACGACGGCCCATTTGGAGACCCCGGGGGATTGGAGAATGGCTCCGACCTGCAGCTCATTGAGATGCAGAGAGATGCCAACAGACAAATTAGTGAATACAAATTCAAACTTTCCAAAGCAGAACAAGATATAACAACCATGGAGCAAAATATTGGGAGGCTGGAAGGGCAGGTGGCAAGGTACAAGAATGCAGCAGAGAACGCGGAGAAAGTGGAGGACGAACTCAAAGCAGACAAGAGGAGGCTTCAGCGTGAGTTACGGACGGCCCTGGATAAGatagaggagatggagatgaCCAACAGTCACCTAATGAAGAGGCTGGAGAAGATGAAGGCCAATCGGACAGCCCTTTTGTCCCAGCAATAG